In Erigeron canadensis isolate Cc75 chromosome 8, C_canadensis_v1, whole genome shotgun sequence, the DNA window GTTCTCCTTACCGTTTCCCAAACCAGCACAGACCAGACCGACCAACTACTTTTGTTGGGGTATCAGTACTTCTGAATTTACAGATTTACCCTTTTGCTGACATCTATTAAGTCTCGATGGATGAAATGAAAGTCATTCCAAGTTAGGGGTGTTTGGTCAAGTTTAAAAAAGACttttagggcgcgtttggttcacagaatgttttgggaaggaatgaaatttttcaaatgaattggaatttgacggaatatttttgattttttaaaaattcaagtgatgttccttcctccatccccaaggaatggagattccatcaaatgatggaatgtttacattcctatggaatgagattccatcttctttgtgcaaccaaacgcactaaggaatggaattcaattccaattccatcaaattctgtgaaccaaacgcgaccttagttTTTAGGGTatattacacttttcgtccttgaAGTTGTCaggtttttcacttttcatcctaaatgttaaaaaagttacaattttaaccttaaagttggAAACATTTTGCAATCAAGGTCCTTCCCTTAGACGGCGTTTATTTTTTGCCGTTAACATACGCACGTGCTAAACACGTGAGGGTATTAATGTCATTTGCCCGTGCCAACTTCAGGAACGGAAAGTgaaaaaacgtgccaacttcagggacgataaatgtaatttactctatatttttactttttataatataaatttaaaaaataaatatatataataaataatttttttcttctacAATCTTTACCCTGcaatttgaaaaaatttgtgGTATATCTTCTTTTTGGAGTccaaaaaacaaatacttttctttactttttctCATTTAATTTGATAATCTGGTCAAACTCGAGCTTGAAAGTGACTCAGCTCGTAACAAATTTTGGACCATATTTTCATATGGAAAATCCACTACAAAATTTACaacttaaaaaagttttaagcATATTAGTCTTCAATCAGAAAATTTTTTAGTTAATAGAAATATCACGCAATACacttgatatctatttttaaaaaaattgcaaCGCAAGACGagtttggaaaaagaaaagatgcaCCCTAACTCACACACGTTTTGAAAGATTCATCAATCCTAATCTTGAAACTTCTTGAATGCGAAAACCATGTgaacttttcaatatatgtttatcTTCAGAAACAGGAAATATATGAAGCATTCATATGAATCTTAACTTTCCATTTTCATATAGCTGTGAATCTCTGTAATGTAATCTACTTTTCCAAATGATTTATTTCATGGccataaaaacaaaaacgtGACTGAAGACTTTCCCACCAAGTTGAGAAGAAAACCAACCATGAAGCATTTTCAATGATCAGTGGGCTTGGATCCCTAAATGGCTAATCTTCAGACAACCACTGCAAGTCCCGACAGTAGAATCATATGGCATGGCAATGATTCCTTTTATTTCCGATAGCAACAAATCATTTAGCTGCCAAAAGCCCAAAACCTTCCTGATTGCACTCAGGAAGGTATCATATGCCATTGTTTTGATTTCCCTCCAGCATGAGCTTCACAGATACCTAAGACCACAAATAAACTCACaatgtttaaattatttttagcaGACAGCATCAGACGCTACTGATTTGGCTTGACACAtggttcgaccctttgattaTTTCAAGCAATTAAATTCCTCTTCAACAAAGACTAATAAGAAACTGTTTACAACCCAAACCAGTCATGGGCTATCTATTTTAAGTTTGATGAGACAATAGACAAATAATTGTAACCTTAAAGCCTTTTCAAAGAAGaaaatgtatgtatattgtatatatatacacacaaacacacacacacacacatatgaaTGTATATTGAAACTAATACATACCAGATCCCAAAATGGGTTATATGCCAAAGAATAATGAATGCCAATTAGGTTGAATAGAAGCTTCAATTTTTACACTGCAGACATAAGAAATCACTTTGATTAGAAAAAATTTCCATGTTTTGTGTTCAAGAACATTATAATAAACTTAAAGCGAATTCAAAAGAATCAACATCACGTATTCATTGTCAGGATTTAGACAGGGCACTTAGGGCATCTTAGTTGAAAATTAAGATAGCAAGGTCGACCCATATTTAAACCATTATAGAAAACGTTTATCTTGTGGGGCCATTCCTATTTGAAGAAAAGCCAAAAGGGTCTTAAAATTATGAAGATGAGATTTGAGCTCTTGGATCCTTCCTCGCTTTGATCACAACCCTTAATTCCATTCAAACCCACAACCAAACAATCCCTCATTCTTCCTCTTACTACATCAAAAAGAGCGAAATCATACATAGCTAATTCAGGGTTACAAGACCAGTAAAATAAAATGAGCCTATTTAACCCATGGTTTTTAAAATTTGGGTCGTTATGGGTAGCACAAACATGACCAAGGACTAAATAGGTTGATAGTTGGGTATTACGATTTACGACCCAATAGGTCAAACAATCCCAACCCAACCTTTTTATATCCATGACCTACTTGACCAATTCTACAAATATAAAGAAACCATGCTCAACCATTACCCATGTCAGCTCACTAAGCAATCCAACCCACCCCAACTATTTGCCACTTTTACTTAAAGGTTAAAAAGAATCTTGCAATTAATATGCGCCCTTAACATGGAGACGTTGCAGCACTCCACGTAATGAAGTACATAGCATTATGGTAAACTTGCCCTATGTTTGCAAAGAAAAGACTAAATCTACAATAGCATCACACTATGAAACATACTAGCCATGCACCAAATGTTTTTAAAACCAGATAGTGAGAATCACTATATAAATCCATTAAGCAGTGCTTGATTTCATTTCTTTATTACTTTGTATTTTTTACCATCCTTAACTGCTGGTCAATCCAGCAGTTAACAGCTTAGGAAGAGCTATACTTCAAGCATTCTAGAATATACCCGCCATGTAGATTGAAGTGAAAACCATGGTTCACAAGCATACTGGAAATGTTCTAAAGAATTTCCGTTTTGTTTTCCCTCGTATTCTTAAGAGGATGTAACATAGTATCCATATTTATGTATGTGCTATTATGTATGAATTCCTTGGTATTCAAGTCCTAAATCTAACATTGTCCATTCTTGGTCGCAACTGTATTTATGAACAATACGAATAAATCCAGAATCACAATTAATGATTTAATGGTAGGCCAAGGGACTGCTGGGTGGGTACAAATGAATACagctcttaaaaaaaataacagggCAACACTGTTAGCAAAGAAGAAAGAGCCTTGACCAAATGGCTTAGTTCTATACGTTTTAAAGAAAAGGAACTGCCCACTGCCATCTTCCATGGGTTTGGGGccccaataccttgacggtgtataggggaggttaagatgtagatagaccttacctctacctagtTTTGGGGCTTAGGTCTATACGTTTTAATGATACTAAAAGGATTTGTTTTCTGTGCGCTTCACTTATCTCTAAGGATTGTATAATACTACAGTAACTGAACTACCTGATTCTTCTACATTGGCTGTTCGACAGAAAATTACTATAAAGGTTGCTTATTTACTCTGTATAGTAGCAAATAATAACTTCATTTCAGTTACATACAGTAAAACTTCTGTCAATTAGTATATGTCCTTCAGAAAACACAATACTTACTAACTAACAAAAACATTTGTCTTTTCGTATGGCAGGATTAAAGAGACAGAATAACATATAGCCAGATCTGAAAGAGTTATAATGATACGGTATACAGATTGGTTCACAGAACACCTCAATTTGCTAATCGCTCAAGTCATTAAATAATGACAGCCAAAGCCAATATTCTTCGGTTCACCCATACAAAGTTACAAGCAGAACTAATTGAGCAGGCAAATAATTTAACAAGTGACATAAATTCACCTGTTAATCAGTGGGATTCGGGGCACCTCTTTCCAGACAAATTCAGTAGCTATGTGCCTATGTGATAAAAAGAGATACAGAGTTTTCAGTAAATATTCACAAAAGAAACTCACAAGTCCCAGAAGGCTCAAAAAATTAGGTAAATTTCAAAAACCTTCCACTAATCCACTCTGACTTGTTACTAATAAAGGATGAGAACATGATTACTACCATACCTTAGTTGAGGGCCGAAGAAGGCTTGATCCAAAGTTATACGACTCCAATCTGTATAAATCAGGTTTCCATATGTccaaatttgaatttttattccAAATATCATTGCCTATGACTGAAGTCAATAGCAGATTTTCCATAAGCCAACATATGGATTTGAATTCAGATATCATGACACCCACACGTGCCAAGCTGCAAGCAACGAAATATTTCCcaaattttttatatcatattcgTGATCATCCTAGTCACTAACACCATTCATAACTTGCCTTCCAACCATCTTATTATGTAATTCTTCGGCTTCTCTTGTATCACCAAGTTCATAGTATTTCTTTACAAGACACCCATAGATAATAATATCCGGATGAACACCATTTGTGATCATCTCATCAAAATAAATTCTTGCTTCCACCACTCGGCCACATCTACAAAGGCCACAAATCAACGAAGTATATGCATAAAGATCAAACTGTATACCGCTTTCTACCATTCTGTTCCTCAAATCGAGAGCTTCATCAACATTCCCATGTTTTAAGTTCCCATCAATCAAGCACGTGTAAGCAGTTATATCTGGAATCAAACCCTTTCCCAACATTCCATCAAACAATTTCACAGCCAACTCTAGTTTATCAGATTTACAAAGGCCATCAATTAGAGCTGTATAAACAATCGTATTTGGTTCCAATCCAAGATCCGTCATCTTATAAAAATGGTCTAGACCCTCTTGGACATAACCAAGTTTGCACAAACCATCAATTAACACACAGTATGTCACAACCGATGGGCTTGTGCCCATGTCATTCATCTCTTGAAGCAAATTAAGAGCTTCTGTTCGTTGTCCAGATTTAAAATATGCATCCATAACTGTTGTGTACATCACAAAGTTAGCATCAGTACCacttttcttcattttctcaAGAAGAACCTTAGCATCTTCAAATTTTTTGTCATTGCAGAGTCTTAAAATAATTGTACCGTATAGCAACAAGTCTGGCTTGAAGTTTTCGGTTTCCATTTGTTCCCAAACATCCATAGCCTTACTTATATTTTTGGATTTAATGTACCCATGAAGAAGGGTAGTATAGCTTATTAAATTAGGGGACACACCTGTCCTCAGCATTTCTGTAAATAATTCCTCCGCTTCTTTCATTTTACCTTCTTTACAGAGCCCATCAAGCAACGCTGTACATGTAACTGTATTAATTGTAATACCTGCCTCAGACATCTCCTTAATCAACTTTACAGCCTCCTCCATACGACCCGCTTTACTATTTGCATCAACTAACGAGGTATACGTGAATTCATTAGGAATAAGACCAACACGTCTCATATCCATGAAAAATTTGATTGCTTCTTGCATCATTCCTTCTTTGCAGAAAGCATCAATAAAGGTACTGTAAGTTACAACATTCGGTTTTAGGCCGCTTTTCTTCATAGAATGAAGAAACTCAAAAGCTTGTGGCATTTTCCCAAACTTACAAAAGCAATTTATCAACGCATTGTATGTGATCACATCTGGAAAGCAGCCGATGTTTatcatatcattatatatacaaattgatTCATCTAACTGCCCAAGCTTACCATGCCCGTCAATAAGTGAATTATAAGTAACAACATCCGGTGTAATGttcaacactttcatatcaGCATAAAGCCTTTGTGCACCTTCCATGTCACCCTCTTTACACaaataatcaatcataatattataagtAAATACTGAAGGCTTAATACCAGCCCCCATCATTTCCTTAAAGAACTTTCTCGATCCCTCCCCGTTGCCCATTTTAGTCAATCTACCTAAAAGTAAATTACAAGAACGTGCTTTCGGAAGAACTCTAAACgttctcattttcaaaaaacacTCGTTTGCATCCTCAAATCTCCCTAACTCAACTAACACATTAAACAATGTATCAAAAACTCCCCAACCATACCGACAAGTATTCCTAGTCTCCCACATTACATCAAACACATCATGACCGGGCAAACATCGACTCAATTTAACCAAATCTCTCAAAACACAATAAGCATCACTATAAAAcctatgaaaaaacaaaatgtgagcAAGAATACAATACCCTTCACTGGTATGACGAAAATTCGGTCTACTGCTTTCGGCCCATTTAAACAACTTCAAAGCTAATAAAGGCTCATCCTTTAACTGAACCAACATTTTTGAAACCCAAATTGGGGCTAAATCAGAACCCAACAATTTATTGATCCTAAAATCATCCCATCTCTCATTTTTCACAATATCACAAACAGATTCTTGATCGATACCATGCCCGGTATCGTCCCACGCCTTACTTGAATACGGGCACcgaaataaacataaaaaaccaGTAACACAAAACAAGAAAGTGTAAGATGATGATTGCAATGATGAAGAATTGGTAAAGATAAAATCTTTATGAGAAAATAGAGATGTTTTAGATGAAGATAATAAAAGgcttacattattattattatagctgtaattataattaatgaGAGTTGGGTTTCTTAGTTTTCTGCCCATCATAACAAGATTGCGAGAAATGATGAACATCGTCCGGGCGAAATACTATGAAAGTGGGCTATCATTCATTCTTATTTTCAAGCTGTAAAAATGGTGGCTTTTTTGTTGGGGGTGATAGTTAGGGTTTAGGGGCCAAGGGTTCAAGAAGACAAGCGGCAAACTGTCTTGTGTTGTTAGTTACTGTAAATATCGGTCGGGTTTTGGTTTTGACCCGTTTTGATGGGATGGGTAATTGGGCTAATTTGATAATTGTGGGTCCAAAATGATATGGAAGGTTGAATACTTGATGGGCTATTTATTCACTCCGGTTTTATAGCGATTTTCCTTTTACTAATTAAAGGggagtgataaatctacaacaggtttttgtcatctacaacaatgcACGCTTTATATAGTTGTACACTATGCAGTATAATATGTACGTTTGTTGTAGATAGCAAAAAATTGATTTAGATATATCATTCTGCTAATTAAAATGGTGCCTGTTTGGGATCGGTGTAAAATACTTGTGTTGAGAAAAGCTTGGGTAATTGGGTTGAAGAAATGAGAACCCGAACTCTCAAAATACAGCAAGACAATTTTGTCATTTTTCCCAAACAATGTGGCTTTGTTTTTTATTActtaattaacccgggttcaacctggatattttttaataattattttttactcGTAATATTTACTTGATTTGACCTAATAATAAGTAATGAATTTTCGTTGCCACCTCTATGagactaattttttttatacatattgaaaaaaaataggtAAATATTAAATACACATTAAGAAAACAAATCTTCAAATGACATTAGAAAAAACAACCCTTTAAATCTAACAAGTATATGATAACGATTAAAGAATTATACTCCGTATGTGGGAGTGGGAGTGGGAGAGGGAAAGAacaaaagagagaaagaaataaaaaaataaaccagTCTGTTCTATAAGGTTAACCAAATTACATTCAAAATATATACTCATATGTAAAGTTTAGTCATTATTCTCTCGCATATCCcgcataatttaataaaaaatactgaaattttttttgtcaagtGCTTAAAAATAGTCATCATGTATAACCATTATATAAGTTAATGCACATGACAACGACAATAAGAAcaataaaccataaaaattaagGTTCAAGAACATATCTAGTAAAACTTTGCTAAAAAGGAGATAGATCAAATGAAGTGCAATTCCTACTGATCATAGTACTCTATATATCCTTTAATTTTACATGAAATATTGTGTGAACTCGATCTCTTCGCCCAATCTTCAGCAACCCTGAAAAATGCATGATACTAGTTATGGCTTTCGTTTAATTAGAATGAGACAGTACCTAAATTTAATTGATGAACATGTATGGTTGGTTACAGGAACATACGTCGTGTTGAGAGCAGATGTTTGTCGAGTATTTCTGTTACTTGAAGTTGGCGAGAGTATTCTGTTCTCTGTTGAGTAGGCAAGTTTTTCAATAACAATATGATCTGTATCTCCTTTGAATGAATGGCTTCAGAGTTCTTGTAAACTTGCTGATACAAATTATACAGGCTCCTCACACAGGTCTGGATACTCGCTGTCAGTCGAGCCAGTTCTGCCTCAATTTGAACAGTACTCTTATTGGAAGCTGTTTgcatcatttttttctttctcattaataTCGGTAGTAGTTCTGCCACAAGGTTCCCAAACAATGCTTTGGTTTGTTCCATGGCAGGCTTTCTCGTAAAATGTTGCCAATTTTC includes these proteins:
- the LOC122611221 gene encoding putative pentatricopeptide repeat-containing protein At2g02150, producing MFIISRNLVMMGRKLRNPTLINYNYSYNNNNVSLLLSSSKTSLFSHKDFIFTNSSSLQSSSYTFLFCVTGFLCLFRCPYSSKAWDDTGHGIDQESVCDIVKNERWDDFRINKLLGSDLAPIWVSKMLVQLKDEPLLALKLFKWAESSRPNFRHTSEGYCILAHILFFHRFYSDAYCVLRDLVKLSRCLPGHDVFDVMWETRNTCRYGWGVFDTLFNVLVELGRFEDANECFLKMRTFRVLPKARSCNLLLGRLTKMGNGEGSRKFFKEMMGAGIKPSVFTYNIMIDYLCKEGDMEGAQRLYADMKVLNITPDVVTYNSLIDGHGKLGQLDESICIYNDMINIGCFPDVITYNALINCFCKFGKMPQAFEFLHSMKKSGLKPNVVTYSTFIDAFCKEGMMQEAIKFFMDMRRVGLIPNEFTYTSLVDANSKAGRMEEAVKLIKEMSEAGITINTVTCTALLDGLCKEGKMKEAEELFTEMLRTGVSPNLISYTTLLHGYIKSKNISKAMDVWEQMETENFKPDLLLYGTIILRLCNDKKFEDAKVLLEKMKKSGTDANFVMYTTVMDAYFKSGQRTEALNLLQEMNDMGTSPSVVTYCVLIDGLCKLGYVQEGLDHFYKMTDLGLEPNTIVYTALIDGLCKSDKLELAVKLFDGMLGKGLIPDITAYTCLIDGNLKHGNVDEALDLRNRMVESGIQFDLYAYTSLICGLCRCGRVVEARIYFDEMITNGVHPDIIIYGCLVKKYYELGDTREAEELHNKMVGRQVMNGVSD